Proteins encoded in a region of the Cataglyphis hispanica isolate Lineage 1 chromosome 14, ULB_Chis1_1.0, whole genome shotgun sequence genome:
- the LOC126854614 gene encoding 60S ribosomal protein L23a: MAPKPKPTDKAGKPAEKKTEKKTEKKPTTAASTSKVTKPAAKPTAAKKPAAAKSATAAKPAASKPASKPVLKLASKPLISKPKKNVQAAKKTPKGGKSAASVQKALKAQKKILKGVHGSRVRKIRTSVHFHRPKTFRPPRNPKYPRKSVPNRNRMDAFNIIKFPLTTEAAMKKIEDNNTLVFIVHTSANKYHIKASIKKLYDVDVAKVNTLMRPDGKKKAYVRLTRDYDALDVANKIGII; this comes from the exons ATGGCTCCCAAACCGAAACCTACGGATAAAGCAG GTAAGCCTGCGGAAAAGAAGACAGAGAAGAAGACGGAGAAGAAGCCAACTACAGCAGCTTCTACTTCTAAAGTGACAAAGCCTGCAGCCAAACCTACAGCGGCAAAGAAACCGGCGGCTGCCAAATCGGCGACTGCTGCCAAACCTGCCGCAAGCAAGCCTGCGAGTAAACCTGTCCTCAAGCTTGCCAGTAAACCATTGATCAGCAAACCCAAGAAAAATGTACAGGCTGCTAAAAAGACCCCAAAGGGTGGAAAATCAGCAGCTTCTGTACAGAAAGCTCTTAAGGCGCAGAAAAAG ATCCTGAAGGGAGTACATGGATCCCGGGTACGGAAGATCAGGACGTCTGTTCATTTCCACAGACCTAAGACCTTCAGACCACCGAGGAATCCTAAATACCCACGTAAATCTGTGCCAAACAGAAATCG cATGGAtgctttcaatataataaaattcccgCTTACAACGGAAGCAGCGATGAAGAAGATCGAAGACAACAACACTCTGGTTTTCATCGTGCACACAAGCGCTAATAAATATCACATCAAGGCGTCGATCAAAAAACTCTACGATGTCGATGTGGCAAAAGTGAACACTTTGATGAGGCCGGATGGCAAGAAGAAGGCGTATGTGCGTTTGACGCGCGACTACGATGCGCTTGACGTCGCCAACAAGATCGGcatcatataa
- the LOC126854592 gene encoding ras-related protein Rab-34 isoform X1 produces MMLETRSAVYKMIKERAHDERQITNWPPPFSSEMTPYTESDFGNLVRRTCENKNLTLRISKVIVIGDVAVGKTSLVNCFCHKLFDNNYKATIGVDFEVERFDILGLPFHLQIWDTAGQERFKCIAASYYRGANVIMIVFDVSNLMSLRHCQQWLNEASRSNVGPYHIFLVGTKKDLLSHQVYDIIEKRASETAKAMRAEYWAVSSRTGNGVFELFTRIAALTFQAMALREMQSLKLEPINIGSTITLKRQSKEAETKAQRMPRCLKCPS; encoded by the exons ATGATGTTGGAAACGCGCTCCGCGGTTTACAAAATGATCAAAGAAAGAGCCCACGATGAGAGGCAG atAACTAATTGGCCGCCACCTTTTTCGTCGGAGATGACCCCGTACACCGAAAGCGATTTTGGCAATTTAGTCAGACGTACTTGCGAAAACAAGAACTTGACTCTCAGAATCTCCAAAGTAATTGTCATCGGTGACGTTGCTGTCGGCAAAACATCATTGGTAAACTG TTTCTGTCACAAGCTCttcgataataattacaagGCTACAATTGGCGTGGACTTTGAAGTGGAGAGATTCGATATCCTCGGCTTACCTTTCCAtttgcaaat ATGGGATACCGCCGGACAAGAAAGATTCAAATGTATAGCAGCGTCTTATTATCGTGGCGCTAATg taaTCATGATTGTTTTTGATGTGAGTAACTTGATGTCATTGAGGCATTGTCAGCAATGGTTAAATGAAGCGAGTCGCAGCAATGTTGGtccttatcatatttttttagtcgGCACGAAAAAGGATTTAttg TCACATCAGGTGTacgatataatagaaaaacggGCGTCGGAAACGGCGAAAGCAATGCGAGCAGAATATTGGGCGGTCTCGTCAAGAACGGGCAACGGGGTATTCGAATTATTCACACGTATTGCTGCACTTACCTTTCAGGCAATGGCACTGCGTGAGATGCAGAGCTTAAAACTCGAACCAATCAACATCGGCTCGACGATAA CGCTGAAAAGACAATCAAAGGAAGCCGAGACAAAGGCACAGAGAATGCCAAGGTGTCTCAAATGTCCATCATAA
- the LOC126854592 gene encoding ras-related protein Rab-36 isoform X2, with the protein MMLETRSAVYKMIKERAHDERQITNWPPPFSSEMTPYTESDFGNLVRRTCENKNLTLRISKVIVIGDVAVGKTSLVNCFCHKLFDNNYKATIGVDFEVERFDILGLPFHLQIWDTAGQERFKCIAASYYRGANVIMIVFDVSNLMSLRHCQQWLNEASRSNVGPYHIFLVGTKKDLLAMALREMQSLKLEPINIGSTITLKRQSKEAETKAQRMPRCLKCPS; encoded by the exons ATGATGTTGGAAACGCGCTCCGCGGTTTACAAAATGATCAAAGAAAGAGCCCACGATGAGAGGCAG atAACTAATTGGCCGCCACCTTTTTCGTCGGAGATGACCCCGTACACCGAAAGCGATTTTGGCAATTTAGTCAGACGTACTTGCGAAAACAAGAACTTGACTCTCAGAATCTCCAAAGTAATTGTCATCGGTGACGTTGCTGTCGGCAAAACATCATTGGTAAACTG TTTCTGTCACAAGCTCttcgataataattacaagGCTACAATTGGCGTGGACTTTGAAGTGGAGAGATTCGATATCCTCGGCTTACCTTTCCAtttgcaaat ATGGGATACCGCCGGACAAGAAAGATTCAAATGTATAGCAGCGTCTTATTATCGTGGCGCTAATg taaTCATGATTGTTTTTGATGTGAGTAACTTGATGTCATTGAGGCATTGTCAGCAATGGTTAAATGAAGCGAGTCGCAGCAATGTTGGtccttatcatatttttttagtcgGCACGAAAAAGGATTTAttg GCAATGGCACTGCGTGAGATGCAGAGCTTAAAACTCGAACCAATCAACATCGGCTCGACGATAA CGCTGAAAAGACAATCAAAGGAAGCCGAGACAAAGGCACAGAGAATGCCAAGGTGTCTCAAATGTCCATCATAA
- the LOC126854595 gene encoding uncharacterized protein DDB_G0288629-like yields the protein MANEPEKTSEPEGENDKQDEKDEKDEKDEKDEKDEKDEKDEKDEKEEKDETVTVEKQDLDEEKKKENLEIEMTSREPKGKQPKACEEDPYIVKLFKNLMKAESEKNPINKMPIEQQEKLFSNMIIKLLSIIVDQISFSIGKNN from the exons atgGCAAACGAACCTGAGAAGACGAGTGAACCTGAAGGTGAAAACGATAAACAAgatgaaaaagatgaaaaagatgaaaaagatgaaaaagatgaaaaagatgaaaaagatgaaaaagatgaaaaagatgaaaaagaagaaaaagatgaaacaGTGACCGTtgag AAGCAGGATTTAgacgaggaaaaaaagaaggaaaatctCGAAATCGAGATGACATCAAGAGAACCGAAAGGTAAACAACCGAAAGCTTGCGAAGAGGATCCCTATATTGTGAAGCtgtttaaaaatctaatgaaGGCGGAAAGTGAGAAGAACCCG ATTAACAAGATGCCGATAGAgcaacaagaaaaattattttctaacatgataattaaacttttgtcGATTATTGTCGATCAGATATCATTCAGTATCGGCAAAAATAACTGA